GGTTAATAAATAGTTCTTGGTTGGAAACCATGGGTTGTGGTGGCTGTGGCTGTGACTGTGACTGTAACTGCGATTGCAATGGTTCATCCTTGTATGGAGTATGCGTCGAAGGCAGCGGCGACTCCTCGTCTTGTTCATCGTCATCCTTATACATGACCGTAAGCTCGTCATCATTCTTGAACCgcacttttttcaaagactcTTTGGACACCTCATCAGTATTTCTTGCCACCTGCTGTTGGAACCTATACAACTCCTTGTCAACCGCCGTATCAGGAATTTTGTCCAGTATGGTATTGTATCGGGATATTAGTTCATCATTGGGCGCACACTTCTGCAATAACTCCAATATTGAGCCCAATTGCCGTTTCAAAGTAACGTTATCGTTTGAGGTCGGGGCGAGCTTCAACACCGACACTAGCCTTGTTCTTTCTTCGACCAGATCAGAGAGCTGGTCCAGTTCATAACCCAGCTTCAACACATCCATACCGTGTGTGCTTACGCATCTATTTGCTGTCGTGAGATCTGTCTCTATGCTTTATTCGTTTTCCATTGTAAAGTCTCAGCatttatttcttgttctttacTTGTTTTTGCCCTTTCGGGTGATCAAAGTCGTGCTGGgaaattttattcttataAAATGATTTTTAGAAATAATAAACTCATAACAGTGCAACGGCAAAGTACAAGGGAAGGAAGCACAGAAGCAAGAGGAGGCGCATCGATCGTGGCAGATGAGTCAGCAAACACCACAGGAAAGTGAACAGACCACAGCGAAAGAACAGGACCTTGATCAAGAGAGCGTGTTGAGCAACATTGACTTCAATACGGATTTGAATCacaatttgaatttatcGGAATACTGTATATCCAGTGACGCAGGAACAGAGAAGATGGATAGCGACGAGGAGAAGTCGTTGGCCAATCTGCCGGAGTTGAAATACGCTCCCAAGCTATCCAGCCTGGTGAAGCAAGAGACGCTCACCGAGA
This genomic window from Saccharomyces cerevisiae S288C chromosome I, complete sequence contains:
- the SYN8 gene encoding syntaxin (Endosomal SNARE related to mammalian syntaxin 8), which translates into the protein MDVLKLGYELDQLSDLVEERTRLVSVLKLAPTSNDNVTLKRQLGSILELLQKCAPNDELISRYNTILDKIPDTAVDKELYRFQQQVARNTDEVSKESLKKVRFKNDDELTVMYKDDDEQDEESPLPSTHTPYKDEPLQSQLQSQSQPQPPQPMVSNQELFINQQQQLLEQDSHLGALSQSIGRTHDISLDLNNEIVSQNDSLLVDLENLIDNNGRNLNRASRSMHGFNNSRFKDNGNCVIILVLIVVLLLLLLVL